A single genomic interval of Phycisphaeraceae bacterium harbors:
- a CDS encoding phytanoyl-CoA dioxygenase family protein, translating to MIDDIDCRGVLRLSFYNRDTHMDPQAAVVRLLVDGYVALPDILTGTELAALDAAFERRARETGTRWFDWETLDGIPEFVGYLAHPNLMKYVTAFAEYMGEEAVFANSSGARDSYNPANPGPSYEPANLRHGPLGWHDDVVGMKNPQSEAIQMLLASLLYLDETFADNGAYCSAVGSHYLARATPDKKPILAKPDFVLDNCELKPVPLKPGGVVLYRGHHWHGVVPMKQRRRLVLQSFTTRRHYNMQIGHTQLSEKSRALLTPAQKKYVTSYSQA from the coding sequence ATGATCGATGATATTGACTGCCGCGGCGTGTTGCGGCTTTCCTTTTACAACAGGGACACTCACATGGACCCGCAGGCTGCCGTCGTTCGCCTTCTTGTTGATGGTTACGTCGCACTGCCCGACATTCTCACCGGTACTGAGCTTGCTGCGCTCGACGCTGCATTTGAGCGACGCGCCAGGGAGACCGGCACGCGCTGGTTTGACTGGGAAACGCTCGACGGCATCCCGGAGTTTGTCGGCTACCTGGCTCACCCAAACCTCATGAAATATGTCACCGCCTTCGCTGAATACATGGGTGAGGAAGCGGTCTTCGCCAACAGCTCAGGTGCCCGTGATTCTTATAACCCAGCCAATCCCGGCCCGTCTTATGAGCCGGCCAACCTTCGGCATGGTCCGCTGGGCTGGCACGATGATGTGGTGGGGATGAAAAATCCGCAGTCGGAAGCGATCCAGATGTTGCTGGCCAGTCTTTTGTATCTCGATGAGACGTTTGCTGACAACGGTGCCTACTGCAGCGCGGTGGGCAGTCACTATCTGGCGCGGGCGACACCCGACAAGAAACCGATCCTCGCCAAGCCCGACTTTGTGCTCGACAACTGTGAGCTTAAGCCGGTGCCGTTGAAACCCGGCGGTGTGGTCCTCTACCGTGGGCATCACTGGCATGGCGTGGTGCCGATGAAGCAACGCCGTCGCCTCGTGCTCCAGAGCTTTACCACGAGACGTCACTACAATATGCAGATCGGCCACACGCAGTTGAGTGAAAAGTCACGTGCGCTCCTTACCCCGGCGCAGAAAAAATACGTGACTTCCTACTCACAGGCCTGA
- the gatB gene encoding Asp-tRNA(Asn)/Glu-tRNA(Gln) amidotransferase subunit GatB, which yields MAATLTRDDIQVRLMVGLEVHVELATRSKMFTSAPNVAHPDYFEAEPNSLCDPVVLGLPGSLPVMNKRAVEMSMLVGLALGCRINRHAKWDRKSYFYPDLPKNYQISQYDQPLCQDGELEIPIGDGSGNTKKIRIIRAHLEEDAGKLLHEAPGGFAIDHSIVDLNRAGTPLLEIVTHPDFDTPEQVVSFAQTLRNICRFLGVTEGVMQKGHIRFEPNINVIITAPDGRVHKTPIVEIKNLNSFKAVHGSVRHELERQVDEWLETGVTMKPGTKSTRGWDDNSETTFLQREKEEAHDYRYFPDPDLVPVVVDDAWLDSIRAKLPELPLAREKRYIEKVGLNPKDVRGLIDEPKVCLFYESVVTAGVDPKRAAAIVLNNLAKRGNERGCRVDQLGITPLQVKQIADLAAADKIGSAAADDLYGLCCDDPSADPLKLAESRGMLQVSDNSSLEAWIDQALAANPKAAEAIRGGKDAAVGSVVGAVMKLSKGKANAKVVGEMVKKKVLG from the coding sequence ATGGCCGCCACGCTCACCCGCGATGATATTCAGGTCCGTCTCATGGTCGGACTCGAGGTCCATGTCGAGTTGGCTACGCGATCGAAGATGTTCACTTCCGCGCCGAACGTCGCCCATCCCGACTACTTCGAGGCCGAACCTAATTCGCTCTGTGATCCCGTGGTGCTGGGGCTGCCCGGCTCGCTGCCGGTGATGAACAAACGCGCAGTCGAGATGTCGATGCTCGTCGGGCTGGCACTGGGATGCCGGATCAATCGTCACGCCAAGTGGGACCGCAAGAGCTACTTTTACCCCGATCTGCCCAAGAATTACCAGATCAGCCAGTACGATCAGCCGCTTTGTCAGGATGGGGAACTGGAAATACCCATTGGTGACGGCTCCGGGAACACAAAAAAAATTCGCATCATCCGCGCGCATCTGGAGGAGGATGCCGGCAAGCTGCTGCACGAGGCGCCCGGAGGATTTGCCATCGATCACTCGATCGTGGACCTCAACCGTGCCGGCACGCCGTTACTGGAGATCGTGACTCATCCTGACTTCGACACGCCTGAACAGGTTGTGAGTTTTGCGCAGACACTCCGCAACATCTGCCGGTTTCTGGGTGTGACCGAAGGCGTCATGCAGAAAGGTCATATCCGCTTCGAACCCAATATCAATGTCATCATCACCGCGCCTGATGGCCGCGTGCATAAGACGCCGATTGTCGAGATCAAGAACCTCAACAGTTTCAAAGCGGTCCACGGCTCGGTGAGACATGAACTGGAACGGCAGGTGGACGAGTGGCTGGAAACCGGCGTGACGATGAAGCCGGGAACCAAGAGCACACGCGGCTGGGACGACAACAGCGAGACGACGTTTCTCCAGCGTGAAAAAGAAGAGGCCCATGACTACCGCTATTTCCCCGACCCTGATCTGGTGCCGGTCGTCGTCGATGATGCGTGGCTCGACTCGATCAGGGCAAAGCTGCCGGAACTGCCGCTGGCGCGGGAGAAGCGGTACATCGAAAAGGTCGGGCTGAATCCCAAGGATGTGCGCGGACTGATCGACGAGCCGAAGGTCTGCCTGTTTTATGAGAGCGTCGTGACGGCGGGTGTCGATCCTAAGCGAGCGGCGGCGATCGTGCTGAACAACCTCGCCAAGCGGGGTAACGAGCGCGGCTGTCGGGTCGATCAACTGGGTATCACGCCGTTGCAGGTGAAACAGATCGCCGATCTCGCCGCTGCGGACAAAATCGGCTCCGCGGCCGCGGATGATCTGTACGGATTGTGCTGTGACGATCCGTCAGCCGACCCGCTCAAGCTCGCCGAGTCACGCGGCATGTTGCAGGTCAGCGATAACTCATCACTCGAAGCGTGGATCGATCAGGCATTGGCAGCCAACCCGAAAGCGGCGGAAGCGATCCGTGGGGGCAAGGACGCGGCAGTCGGCTCGGTCGTCGGTGCAGTCATGAAGCTGAGCAAGGGCAAAGCCAACGCCAAGGTCGTCGGAGAGATGGTCAAGAAAAAGGTTCTGGGTTGA
- a CDS encoding thioredoxin domain-containing protein — translation MTEEIITHGTRQSAIRIWTLRVLALLGLLVTCYIAAQSARGTSLAGCEPGSGCSHVLSSRWSIWLGHVPVAPLAAGVYMAYLAASLGIAPSRSIKAQRTAWWLMIVLSLVIFGAAAWFITLQVYVIRAFCVWCMSAHWIGVALTVLTLLLAPIGRPRFAGDSSCRVGGGSVVFAAVLALLLVGGLATGQVLVTPATHRVLRFQNLGIPTENYPVIGSRSAPHLLICFFDYTCPHCRALHGYLQAARARYPGQLAIALAPVPLSAQCNKTINETEPFHVEACAYAKLMLAVYRLAPSHLEEFDTFLMQGDRPPTVAAARQRAEQWIDRSTLDAELAQPWLSQMIDAQIELNNRLRRSATERGQKLRGGLPTMILSNDRMIAGRPATAEEFFQVLEEELKLKTPSTQPLSR, via the coding sequence ATGACCGAAGAAATCATCACCCACGGGACGCGGCAAAGTGCCATTCGTATCTGGACGCTTCGGGTGCTGGCACTGCTGGGCCTGCTGGTGACCTGTTACATCGCCGCGCAATCCGCACGCGGTACCTCGCTGGCTGGATGCGAACCCGGATCGGGTTGCAGTCATGTGCTCAGCAGTCGCTGGTCGATATGGCTCGGCCATGTGCCCGTCGCGCCGCTGGCGGCAGGTGTTTACATGGCCTATCTGGCTGCGAGTTTGGGGATCGCTCCCAGCCGTTCCATCAAAGCACAACGGACAGCATGGTGGCTGATGATCGTGCTGTCACTCGTGATTTTCGGCGCTGCTGCGTGGTTCATCACGCTTCAGGTGTATGTCATCCGCGCGTTCTGCGTCTGGTGCATGAGCGCACACTGGATCGGCGTCGCGCTGACGGTGCTGACATTGCTCCTCGCCCCGATCGGTCGCCCGCGATTTGCCGGCGACTCGTCCTGCCGCGTCGGCGGCGGAAGCGTCGTTTTCGCAGCTGTGCTGGCGTTGTTGCTCGTGGGCGGGTTGGCGACCGGGCAGGTGCTCGTCACGCCTGCCACGCATCGCGTTCTGCGTTTTCAGAATCTGGGCATTCCCACGGAAAATTATCCCGTCATCGGCTCACGCAGCGCGCCGCATCTGCTCATCTGCTTTTTCGATTACACCTGCCCTCATTGCCGGGCATTGCACGGTTATCTCCAGGCAGCACGCGCACGCTATCCCGGTCAGTTGGCGATCGCGCTGGCTCCGGTGCCTTTGTCAGCCCAATGCAACAAGACGATCAATGAAACGGAACCCTTCCACGTCGAAGCCTGCGCTTACGCAAAGCTGATGCTCGCGGTGTACCGGCTCGCGCCGAGTCATCTGGAGGAGTTCGACACCTTTCTGATGCAGGGCGACCGCCCGCCGACTGTCGCCGCCGCCCGGCAACGTGCGGAGCAATGGATCGATCGATCAACACTGGATGCGGAACTGGCGCAGCCGTGGCTTTCGCAGATGATTGACGCACAGATCGAGCTGAATAATCGTCTGCGGCGCAGTGCCACCGAGCGGGGGCAGAAGCTGCGCGGCGGGCTGCCGACGATGATCCTCAGCAACGATCGCATGATCGCCGGCCGGCCGGCAACCGCCGAGGAGTTTTTTCAGGTGCTCGAAGAGGAGTTGAAATTGAAGACGCCTTCAACTCAGCCTCTCTCCCGTTAG
- a CDS encoding GNAT family N-acetyltransferase translates to MELPIARQSYLPSAEALVRALRRADEVLVRTAAEETELAGATVFSNLARPDIAIVNRATQVRIPEGMTAEAVLSEIDAHFASRGLRCLQWEAVDPTWPAPLREALTARGCREEVMQLLLLDRPVPLTQQNSRLQIIPGRAAYAELRRLLVRIAKSRSEASDDFAARLADTQIDHHDEARLESLLGRLNGTPVGLVNVLTLGNIGVITRIATDPDFLDQNVASTLLSHALEFCRRVLFENVVLGLTADDPAQSLSQAAGFKPITTFSIYRRP, encoded by the coding sequence ATGGAACTTCCAATCGCAAGACAGAGTTACCTGCCGTCCGCCGAAGCCCTCGTGCGCGCGCTTCGTCGCGCTGATGAGGTGCTCGTGCGGACAGCCGCGGAGGAAACGGAGCTTGCCGGCGCGACGGTGTTTTCAAACCTCGCACGGCCTGATATCGCCATCGTTAATCGTGCAACTCAGGTACGGATTCCTGAAGGCATGACTGCGGAAGCCGTGTTGTCGGAGATTGATGCCCACTTTGCATCGCGTGGCTTGCGCTGCCTGCAATGGGAAGCGGTCGATCCGACATGGCCTGCGCCGCTGCGCGAGGCGTTGACGGCTCGTGGTTGCCGCGAGGAGGTGATGCAGCTTCTGCTCCTCGACAGGCCCGTGCCATTGACGCAGCAGAACTCTCGATTGCAGATCATCCCCGGTCGAGCCGCATATGCGGAGCTGCGCCGCCTGCTGGTACGGATCGCTAAATCGCGTTCGGAGGCGAGCGACGACTTCGCTGCACGGTTGGCGGATACGCAGATCGATCACCATGACGAGGCAAGGCTCGAATCACTGCTCGGCAGACTTAACGGCACACCCGTGGGGCTGGTGAATGTATTGACGCTGGGTAACATCGGCGTGATAACCCGGATTGCCACCGATCCGGATTTTCTCGACCAGAACGTCGCCTCGACGCTGCTGAGCCATGCGCTGGAGTTCTGCCGTCGTGTATTGTTTGAAAATGTGGTTCTGGGATTGACCGCAGACGATCCGGCGCAATCTCTCTCTCAGGCGGCGGGTTTCAAACCGATTACGACTTTTTCCATCTATCGGCGTCCCTGA
- a CDS encoding low specificity L-threonine aldolase, with amino-acid sequence MNSGVSATAAPVRQFASDNNSGICPEAWDAMLRANEGHVPGYGDDKWTQRASDLLRELFETDCEVFFVFNGTAANALALASLCQSYHSIVCHQNSHVETDECGAPEFFSNGTKVLLVGGALGKADLGAVSNMVTRRRDIHYPKPRVLSLTQSTEVGTVYDVTELAAAREVAQRHHLHIHMDGARFANAAASLNVAPREITWRAGVDVLCFGGTKNGMAVGDAVIFFNKDLAREFDYRCKQAGQLASKMRFLAAPWVGLLESGAWLRNGQRANAAAASLADQMRTIPGVEVLYPTQANAVFAKLDAAIAGRLKRGGWSYYTFIGGGARFMCSWDTTPRDIDAIVSCMRG; translated from the coding sequence ATGAATTCCGGCGTCAGCGCAACCGCCGCTCCCGTGCGGCAATTCGCCAGCGATAACAATTCGGGCATCTGCCCCGAAGCGTGGGACGCCATGCTCCGCGCCAACGAGGGTCACGTTCCCGGATACGGCGACGACAAGTGGACGCAGCGGGCTTCCGATCTGCTCCGCGAGCTTTTTGAAACCGATTGCGAAGTGTTTTTTGTCTTCAACGGAACCGCTGCCAACGCGCTGGCGCTGGCGTCGCTTTGCCAGAGCTATCACAGCATCGTCTGCCACCAGAATTCGCATGTTGAAACGGATGAGTGCGGTGCGCCGGAGTTTTTTTCCAACGGCACGAAAGTCCTGCTCGTGGGCGGGGCACTGGGAAAGGCGGACCTCGGAGCGGTGAGCAACATGGTGACGAGGCGACGGGACATCCACTACCCCAAGCCGCGCGTGCTGAGCCTGACGCAATCAACCGAGGTGGGCACGGTGTACGACGTCACCGAACTGGCTGCGGCCCGTGAAGTCGCGCAGCGGCATCATCTGCATATTCACATGGACGGAGCGCGGTTTGCCAACGCCGCCGCGTCACTGAATGTCGCGCCGCGTGAAATCACCTGGCGGGCGGGCGTGGACGTGCTTTGTTTCGGCGGGACGAAAAACGGAATGGCGGTCGGCGACGCAGTGATCTTTTTCAATAAGGATCTGGCGCGTGAGTTCGATTACCGCTGTAAGCAGGCAGGACAACTGGCGTCGAAAATGCGTTTCCTCGCGGCTCCCTGGGTCGGCCTGCTCGAATCCGGCGCCTGGCTGCGCAACGGTCAGCGTGCCAACGCCGCCGCCGCTTCTCTGGCTGACCAGATGCGGACGATCCCCGGCGTCGAGGTGCTTTACCCGACTCAGGCCAATGCCGTCTTTGCGAAGCTCGACGCCGCGATTGCCGGACGACTCAAACGCGGCGGTTGGTCGTACTACACCTTCATCGGAGGCGGCGCGCGCTTCATGTGCTCGTGGGACACGACCCCGCGTGATATCGACGCCATCGTCTCGTGTATGCGCGGCTGA
- a CDS encoding RDD family protein, producing the protein MTAHPIPLRSCACFIRRRGGMALAILLVMGWCMAAAAQTLPVAGDGENLWIALNADDSIQVYQRNEFDAANRVLKAPSFSGRLAPEGIAVGNDCLWLVSDKLTVQSMPLNLHPQPGKLPLELPRMEQQLPRHEALVAFGAVQSGPWALVRVEDQASLDRIDSGMTEAEVATQAASQPAASQPTTQRTSPGVVRADRLLRLEQNRWNKVELPNDWPARGKAWIVAESSQDEKPLLLTAPAGEDSELWLYRPTQTDWQKSVFTLEGSRDIIPLGVDHQLVLARPVEDKSAGVTLELLIVRPEGIRRFGTISMVVPKDAVWGVTTAGQTIALISAQGKKLLWTRKNLMNEEVAPASPLEEDNQVLLFGKGVPMQLMMMGLAMVLVAALVWRRGGDGGKITLPDGYESADLVRRFIAAMIDMAIPVAIVAYYQQIAPIDLVSSWYYALPSLETLQSNLAVIGLLLLHTTISEMFTARTLGKMMLGLRVVSVDGKPPNIWQVLCRNLLKSCDLLAWPLLVLPLVRPHGQRLGDILARTLVVTPISPDREDQDGG; encoded by the coding sequence ATGACGGCACACCCAATTCCGCTTCGTAGCTGCGCCTGTTTCATTCGTCGGCGGGGCGGTATGGCTCTGGCGATTTTGCTCGTCATGGGTTGGTGCATGGCTGCCGCCGCCCAGACGCTGCCCGTCGCCGGCGACGGTGAAAATCTGTGGATCGCCCTCAACGCTGACGACTCGATCCAGGTCTATCAGCGCAACGAGTTCGACGCGGCCAATCGCGTACTCAAGGCACCGTCTTTTTCCGGTCGGCTTGCGCCGGAGGGGATTGCGGTCGGCAACGACTGCCTGTGGCTGGTCTCCGACAAGCTCACCGTCCAATCCATGCCGCTCAATCTGCACCCGCAGCCGGGCAAGTTGCCTCTGGAATTGCCTCGGATGGAACAGCAACTCCCGCGTCACGAGGCGTTGGTGGCCTTCGGGGCGGTGCAGTCCGGGCCGTGGGCACTGGTGCGCGTCGAGGACCAGGCATCGCTCGATCGCATTGACAGCGGGATGACGGAAGCGGAAGTCGCGACGCAAGCGGCTTCGCAGCCGGCGGCAAGCCAGCCGACGACGCAGCGAACGTCGCCCGGCGTGGTTCGTGCTGATCGGCTGCTCCGGCTTGAGCAGAACCGCTGGAACAAGGTCGAGCTGCCCAATGACTGGCCGGCGCGGGGCAAAGCGTGGATCGTCGCCGAGTCGAGTCAGGATGAAAAACCGCTGCTGCTGACGGCACCCGCCGGCGAGGATTCCGAGCTGTGGCTTTACCGCCCGACGCAAACCGACTGGCAAAAGTCAGTCTTCACCCTCGAAGGGTCCAGAGACATCATTCCTCTGGGGGTGGATCATCAGCTCGTCCTGGCGCGGCCAGTAGAGGACAAAAGTGCGGGGGTCACGCTCGAACTGCTCATCGTCCGTCCCGAAGGCATTCGGCGCTTTGGCACCATTTCAATGGTTGTTCCCAAGGACGCTGTCTGGGGTGTGACCACCGCGGGACAGACCATCGCGTTGATTTCCGCACAGGGCAAAAAGCTCCTGTGGACCCGAAAAAATCTGATGAACGAGGAGGTTGCTCCCGCTTCACCGCTCGAGGAGGACAACCAGGTGCTCCTCTTCGGCAAGGGTGTACCCATGCAGCTCATGATGATGGGGCTGGCAATGGTTCTCGTCGCGGCACTGGTCTGGCGACGCGGCGGCGACGGCGGCAAAATCACCCTGCCCGATGGGTATGAATCCGCAGACCTCGTGCGCCGGTTCATCGCGGCAATGATCGACATGGCGATTCCCGTGGCGATCGTCGCCTATTACCAGCAGATTGCTCCCATTGATCTGGTGTCGAGCTGGTACTACGCATTACCTTCTCTGGAAACGCTCCAGTCGAATCTCGCCGTCATCGGACTGCTCCTCCTGCACACGACGATCTCCGAAATGTTCACCGCGCGGACGTTGGGAAAAATGATGCTCGGCCTGCGTGTCGTGAGTGTGGACGGCAAACCGCCGAATATCTGGCAGGTGCTTTGCCGCAACCTGCTCAAGAGTTGCGACCTGCTCGCCTGGCCTCTGCTGGTGCTGCCGCTGGTTCGTCCGCATGGACAGCGTCTGGGTGACATCCTCGCCCGGACTCTCGTGGTCACGCCGATTTCTCCCGATCGTGAAGATCAGGACGGCGGGTAA
- a CDS encoding phosphatidate cytidylyltransferase translates to MPSSRATRYWIASRPAMFHLLPRRVANIADMLKYRLIFGPLMIAAFAVIFHFDNRLDNVPLNGTVFQRLFLGREYLPAGLLMLGAFILLIVLSAREFSAIATAKGIPADTFMLTLSGITGCVLIYIIPVGVNSQVATAAVATLMSVLFLMALVKYSWVNQRTQGAILVGGLTMMAFVYLGILPGFYVAIRRWHSAWVVAAIILITKCCDIGAYATGRLIGRHKLIPWLSPGKTWEGLIGGVLLSAVVATGLTALSNALNSSASPHGLHVYDKIGAIRHARPVIFPLWAAFLAGATIGVVGQFGDLVASLFKRDAGFKDSGKSIPGFGGLLDVLDSPVIVAPLAYWLLYLASQLSESGIWVQH, encoded by the coding sequence GTGCCGTCATCACGCGCCACACGATACTGGATCGCCTCGCGCCCTGCCATGTTTCACCTGCTGCCCCGCCGGGTTGCTAACATTGCCGACATGCTCAAGTACCGGCTGATCTTCGGCCCGCTGATGATCGCGGCCTTTGCCGTCATCTTTCATTTTGATAACCGGCTCGACAATGTTCCCCTCAACGGCACCGTCTTTCAGCGGCTGTTCCTGGGGCGCGAATATCTGCCCGCCGGCCTGCTCATGCTCGGAGCATTCATCCTGCTGATCGTCCTGAGTGCCCGCGAGTTTTCCGCGATCGCCACCGCCAAGGGCATCCCTGCCGACACCTTCATGCTCACGCTCAGCGGCATCACCGGATGCGTGCTGATCTACATCATCCCGGTGGGAGTCAATTCACAGGTCGCCACCGCAGCGGTTGCCACGCTCATGAGCGTGCTGTTTCTGATGGCTCTGGTGAAATACAGTTGGGTCAACCAGCGGACACAGGGCGCGATTCTCGTCGGCGGACTGACGATGATGGCGTTTGTTTACCTGGGCATCCTGCCGGGCTTTTACGTGGCGATCCGCCGCTGGCACAGCGCCTGGGTGGTCGCGGCGATCATCCTCATCACCAAGTGCTGCGATATCGGTGCCTATGCCACCGGCAGACTCATCGGGCGACACAAACTTATCCCCTGGCTCAGTCCGGGTAAGACCTGGGAAGGTCTCATCGGCGGCGTCCTCCTCTCGGCGGTGGTCGCCACGGGACTGACTGCCCTCAGCAATGCCCTCAACAGCTCCGCTTCTCCTCACGGCCTGCATGTGTACGACAAAATCGGCGCGATCCGTCACGCCAGACCCGTCATCTTTCCGCTCTGGGCAGCTTTTCTCGCCGGTGCAACGATCGGCGTCGTCGGACAGTTCGGCGATCTGGTCGCCAGCCTCTTCAAACGCGACGCGGGATTCAAGGATTCAGGGAAATCCATTCCCGGCTTCGGCGGGTTGCTCGATGTGCTCGACTCACCCGTGATCGTCGCGCCGCTGGCGTACTGGCTGCTCTACCTGGCATCGCAACTAAGCGAGTCGGGCATCTGGGTACAGCACTGA
- a CDS encoding aldo/keto reductase, with protein sequence MADKLRWGILGTGRIAKTLAKALKASSTGELVAVGSRTQESADKFGEEFKLTAAQRYGSYEGVVNDPRVQVVYISLPNHLHAPWTLRCAEAGKHILCEKPLAMNYPEAMTMAEIARVHNVFLMEAFMYRCHPQTARIVEIVRSGALGEVRIIQANFSFRAPDQWKDIRCVNEWGGGGIMDVGCYTASMTRLIAGAAVGKDFENPIEVKGIAQISPETRVDHWATATARFPGNILATLTCGMNIAIDSTLRVYGTNGNLSVPNPWFPAEKDNIMTLHRAGQEKPETIKVDGGAGLYSIEVDRVASELHNKQATSPAMSWADTISNMKFLDAWRRSAGLVWDTEKPDAPFPTIANRPLRPRANHNMPYGHVEGVNKPISRVVMGSMIFDNSALPLTHALLDNFVEIGGTCIDTAYIYGGGQCEQAVGKWIKNRGNREQIVILGKGGHTPDCNPEAITRQLHESLRRFGVDYIDLYVLHRDNPDLPVSVLVDVLNKHHREGKIRAFGGSNWTIQRIQEANDYAKKNGLVPFAASSPNFSLARWNKPTWDGCTTASDPQSREWFTRTQMPLFSWSSQANGFFTGRYQKGVKPVMIDDWYVNLLEPTWFNDDNFQRLERAQELAKKKGVTSTQIALAYVLNQPFPTFALIGPRTIEELRTSIEGVTLKLTAEELRYLNLES encoded by the coding sequence ATGGCTGACAAATTACGTTGGGGTATTCTTGGCACCGGTCGCATCGCCAAGACTCTGGCTAAAGCATTGAAAGCGTCATCGACCGGCGAACTCGTCGCCGTCGGCAGCCGGACGCAGGAGTCGGCGGATAAGTTCGGCGAGGAGTTCAAGCTCACCGCAGCGCAGCGATACGGTTCGTATGAGGGCGTCGTGAATGACCCTCGCGTTCAGGTGGTTTACATTTCGCTGCCCAATCATCTACATGCCCCCTGGACGCTCCGCTGCGCGGAAGCGGGCAAGCACATCCTTTGCGAAAAACCGCTCGCCATGAATTACCCCGAGGCGATGACGATGGCGGAGATCGCGCGGGTCCACAACGTGTTCCTGATGGAAGCGTTCATGTACCGCTGTCATCCGCAGACGGCCCGGATCGTCGAGATCGTCCGCTCCGGTGCGCTGGGCGAGGTACGCATCATCCAAGCGAACTTCAGCTTTCGAGCGCCCGATCAGTGGAAGGACATCCGCTGTGTCAACGAGTGGGGCGGCGGCGGAATCATGGACGTGGGCTGCTACACCGCTTCGATGACGCGACTCATCGCCGGTGCGGCAGTGGGTAAGGATTTTGAGAATCCGATCGAGGTCAAGGGAATCGCCCAGATCAGCCCGGAAACCCGCGTCGATCATTGGGCGACAGCCACCGCCCGCTTTCCCGGCAACATCCTTGCCACGCTGACCTGCGGCATGAACATCGCCATTGATTCAACGCTCCGCGTTTACGGCACCAACGGCAACCTGAGCGTGCCCAACCCGTGGTTCCCCGCGGAAAAAGACAACATCATGACCCTCCACCGTGCGGGACAAGAGAAGCCGGAGACGATCAAAGTCGATGGCGGGGCCGGCCTTTACAGCATCGAAGTGGATCGTGTCGCCAGCGAACTGCATAACAAGCAGGCGACATCGCCCGCGATGAGCTGGGCGGACACGATTTCCAATATGAAGTTCCTCGACGCCTGGCGCAGGTCAGCCGGCCTGGTGTGGGACACGGAAAAGCCTGACGCGCCTTTCCCGACAATCGCCAATCGTCCTCTGCGCCCGCGTGCCAATCACAACATGCCTTACGGCCATGTCGAAGGCGTCAACAAACCCATCTCGCGCGTGGTGATGGGTTCGATGATTTTCGACAACAGCGCGCTTCCTCTGACCCATGCGCTGCTCGATAACTTCGTCGAGATCGGCGGTACGTGCATCGATACGGCCTACATTTACGGCGGCGGACAATGCGAGCAGGCGGTGGGCAAGTGGATCAAGAACCGAGGCAACCGTGAGCAGATCGTGATCCTCGGCAAGGGCGGCCACACCCCCGACTGCAACCCCGAAGCGATCACCCGACAGCTGCACGAAAGCCTGCGGCGTTTCGGCGTCGATTACATCGACCTCTATGTCCTTCACCGCGACAACCCCGACCTGCCCGTCAGCGTGCTGGTCGATGTGCTCAACAAGCATCACCGAGAAGGGAAAATCCGCGCCTTCGGCGGGTCGAACTGGACCATCCAGCGGATACAGGAAGCCAACGATTACGCGAAGAAAAACGGCCTCGTGCCCTTCGCTGCCAGCAGTCCCAATTTTTCTCTGGCGAGGTGGAACAAGCCCACCTGGGACGGCTGCACCACCGCTTCGGACCCGCAATCGCGGGAGTGGTTCACCCGCACGCAGATGCCGCTGTTTTCCTGGTCGAGTCAGGCCAACGGCTTTTTCACCGGTCGATACCAGAAAGGCGTCAAGCCTGTCATGATCGACGACTGGTATGTCAATCTCCTTGAGCCGACCTGGTTCAACGATGACAACTTCCAGCGACTGGAGCGGGCGCAGGAACTGGCGAAGAAGAAGGGAGTGACCTCGACGCAGATCGCGCTGGCATATGTGCTCAACCAGCCGTTCCCCACTTTCGCCTTGATCGGACCTCGGACCATCGAGGAGTTGCGGACATCCATCGAAGGGGTGACTCTGAAATTGACCGCTGAGGAGTTGCGCTATCTGAATCTGGAGTCCTGA